tttttttagaaatgatgtatTAGCATGTCGTGTCGAAGAGGTGGTCCTTGTTTgagctttgtcttcttctcttgaaagaaatgaagaccaaaagcaaaggagggaaatgggaagaaacaaaggaagaaatGTTAGAgcgtttttttttcctcctttccaGGGCTTGTAATTTTTTACCCAAGTTCTTTTTGGGACAACAAAGTATCCATATTTTAGTCTTTGAAAAAATCACATACTCGCTAGCCAACAAACATTTGGCCAATTGGTGAGTTCAGGTACTTATGTGAGATTGATTTagtcattttaaattattaattgaaataatgtctattttgagccattttttaaataaatgactCTACTCTATGCTCTTTTGTAGAATATTCCAGAATAATAACTTTGTAGCCTTctgttaattaaataaaaaataaatgaaaaatgtaaTGGAAATGAACCATTGGAGTTAAGCCTTTGATTCGCATGTAGAAGGTAGAAGGTGGTGGGGGCCACTTGCTCGTCAAAATcaactttgataattttttttttccaaagcaAGATTGTGTGGAGGCAAGCTAGTACGAAAGTGAGCAAATATTTCCTTGTGCTTTCCACAAAGtgaaaacaagaagtaaaaacaGGTGAGATATGATCAAATCACATGGAGCATCCAACCTTAGTGGATGCTATATACTTTGAAGtatcatttttcattgaaaTCCAAATGCGAAAATCCTTTTAGAACTTTGAATACATATTCTTCACACCTAGACGAAGACTTTCTAATGAACTTTTGCATGAAGTATCCAATTGTGTTCGAAATGATTTGTACTTTGATTTGACTGAAAGCAACACCATTAAGAACACGTGTGATAATGCTTCTGTTCCCCGAAACAGttttttatcagaaatgattcttttttatcctGTTTccggaaataatttctaagcattttaagccatttgataattgtccaaaGTTTCAATtcgaatagaattgcgtttggcatcatcctcaaaatttctacttcaaatcattttcttttaatttttaaataattttattcttttttattcttttctattcttttctattattttctttcctttctcctcttcttcttcaaggttgTCGGTCGTCGGCCTTGGGATAACCGCAACGGGCCGGACGAGAGCCAGCGACCTCACTAGGGCATTGTTGACCCTCACCAAGGCCGTGCCTCGTCGACCGAGCCTTGGTTGGGTAAGCAACCTCACCTAaatctggcaaggccgagcttgcccaaccaccgGCGGGGCTCGACCTCGGCGGGCCATagcgaggctagcctcacctTGGCTAAGGGAGGCCCTAATGAGGCCCTtcttgccggtggctaggcgagcctccaGCAAGATTACTGGACTGGTTGTCGGCGACCGGCGACAatgggcggcggtggcggtggtgatgGCAGCAACAGCGACAACGgtagaagaagagaagagaagagagggaagaagaacaagaagaaagaagagaaaagagaaaaatggattgacttgattttgaaattgttcccgggaacaaagaatcgaCTTTTTTTACTACTCAATTATGTTAcaaatctacttccgggaacaaaaaaaaaaatagaaatttgctcccgggaataaaaattttaccaaacgaatttctgtttcaaatctactctcgagaacaaaagaataaaaattgttaCTATTTGTCAAATTGCCAAACAGAGCCTAAGCAAGTGGGGCATCCAATGAAAAAGCCCCACCCAAGCAAAAATcctttactccaaattaatagaaaataagcTATTGACACACCAATTAATCATTTAAACGTGctctaaaaaatttctcatttcattGAATTTATACATTAGAACCAATTGTATTATTTTCAACAAGATATAAAGCTTGATCTATTTCCATTACAAAAGGTTATAAAATTGTTTGATGACCATTGCTTTGTGAATTGTGGGAAAAAAATGCAACAGTTTACAAGTGCCTCTCCGCATTTGGTGCGTGAATTAATCAGATTCCTCCTCAAATACTTGTTGAGCATACTATTATTTAGTTATGTATTGCAATGAAAATGTATCATtaactcttttaatttttcaacatcTGATGCGATGATATTTAGCTCTAAAAGTCATGTAAATGTGCGCAATCCCAACTATAGGATATGCTCCTAGTATCAAGCATTTATACACAAATATAAGTTAAGCCATTTATTACACTCGTTGTatgcatataaataaaaaaggagtaGTGACAGAGGAATGGTGAACCGCTTTATAGCGGTTTGGTCCCAATTAGTGCCAACTCCATTTTCAGAGATTGTTCGAGAGTTATGCCTAATCAACTATACTTGAAGCCTTGTACATAGATTGGTTCACAGTGGAGCCCACATTCATTTATAAACACGGCACACTCTTTTACAAAGAAATGCTCTCACATTGATTTCTCAAGAATTTGATTGCAAAGTGTATGCAAGAGGGATTTTGCAATATTACCCAAGGCAATGAGTTATTCTATTTATAGGGGAAAAGAACAAAGTCAAATGACCATTAAAAGCACTTCAAATGGTTAGCTGAATTGGGCGgacaaatccaaatccaaaacTGCAGGAGCTGGATGTTTGGAGGTAAACTAGCTCAGCGTTCGTTCGTTACTTAGTTGAAAAtgcccaaattttattttactgCAAAAGAAACAGATTTTGTTAATTACTTTGTGGCCAAAAAGAAGTGAGAATGGCATTGAGgctaggggtgagtatggttcgAGTTGGGCTGGTCCACCCCTTAACTCTAGAACCAACTCATACGATAttgatccttaatttttgggaccaatgaccgaccctattgagcctagAACCGAGGACCGAACCGACTCGATAGGCTTGGTCCGGTTCTAGGGCCAACCTAGGATTagccaataatttttttgtttcattttttgtactccttgaaaaggaaaatctacaattccaaattacatatccattgACAATGCGACGTTATGCAATCAAACTAtaaatatcaatatatattcaacaaatttaagataaagGTTCATACCGCTAGAAACAAGAAACcataaaaacaattaaaacCACTCATAAAGATATGGGACAAAATGGGAAGTTGAGCGGCGCAAGTGTCAAGTGGTGAgcaaggaatttgtttctttcgattttggcaaattggcGACTAAGATGACAAAGAAGACAGAAGAGAATGAGTATCGGAGGGGGACACCGTGAAAAGCCGTTTAATATTATTGACGCCGTTTTCTctttagaatatataaaaaaattataaataatatattatatataatgtataatatatttacgatatattatatataatatatacagTTAGGGTTGGTTCGACTTGGACCGACTCAAAACTCTTAAGACTAAAGACCAACCTGCACAGTACTGGTCTAGATATCCCAGGACGAAAGACCGACCCAGTCTTTTTGAAAACCGGATCATGACTAACAAGATTGGATTGGTCCAGGTTAACCTTGGACAGATGCTCGACCCTAATTGGGGCTTGTTTTCATAAAGCTTGccaaaagaattaatataaaaaaaacattcgATCAAAATCACAACGCATTACATCGTTCAAAGTGGGTCGTAGTCAAAATATATGTAAAACATGCACATGACTCCCTCATTCCATTTTTAGAGAAAAGATGGCtacttaaaaatatgaaaatcaattaatggggagaaataaaattttattcagTATGCGTTAAAAAATCTATTCATAACTACTCTAGGGACATGATGAGTTGAATAAGCACAATATGTAAACAATTTTCTACCTCAAAATGTGAAAGATATGTCGCCATTGATAGAAGATGAAATATTGGAATGGAATATATAGGATCTAggttgagaataattttttttattggtataTAAATTCatagctaatttttttatatgctcTAAATAATACTGAACTttggcaaataaaataaagtaggggtgattggttttcgatccaatttaatggaactGGTCATCTTTTTATGcacaatgagagagagagcaataAATCTTAAGacattgatttcttaccttttaccaaaaaaataaaaataaatcttaaGACATTGATGGAAGGGGTGATAAGTAAAAAGTCATTGTGCCGCGGTGATGCCTTTAATTCATATTTGaccaaattttttgaagaaattttaaaaaagtacgTATAGTCAATCTAGTTTCGTTCCATTTCCACTTTTAAGAATCATGAACTAGACACCAGACGAATACTCTCAAGAACTGGACCTGACCGGCTGGTTTGTTCCGGTTCGGACAATTCCCGGTTCGGACGGTTTATTTCGAACACCCCTAAAATAAAGTCACTTTCCGGTTTTCCTGTAAGCCACAAGACAAACTAGGgatgagcagcggtctagggtcgaccctggaccgaccctggaccggcccaaccctaccggtcttggtccggttcccaaggggactgggtcggtccttggtcctgaaattccagaaCCAACACTGtgtgggttggtcctcggtcctaagagttttgggtcggtccaaccctggaccaaccctatatattatattatattatttataattcttttatatattcaaacctaagtaaaatgtctgttatattatattatattaagatgttctatcaatagcgctaatagtaatttcaatttaaaacttttgttgagtattaattatgtgtcgtttgttttgttttcgggtgtttagaagttcaagtgaattaacaagacgtgaagttatatattcatgctttatatttagtattttgaactttttatggtttaattgtatttcactaatgaatttcagctacactttgcttttcaatttgtgtcaaatggtagaagtttttgaagagtagagtagtactgcagttgttacggtgatttgctagtcaagtggcgtgaagctcattttttggttgagtagactctacatgatcaaatgcaggaaaaagCTTTTGCATAtagtgttatgaatattaaagatagatgattacaagaactttccatcttgtttCATATCTCGACGAACGGTTAGTAGGtatgaaatttatattattgtgtcatcttaaatttgctaaatatgtattggtatttatagtttagttgcacaatgtcgCATTGTCGAttgatgtgtaatttgaatttgtaggtttgcttttttaaggagtataaaaaataagacgaaaaaaattattgatcggtcttgggttgaccctggaaccgcaatgggttcggtccggtccttggtctcaagctcaatagggtcagtcctcggtcctaaaaattgaggaccgacactgtacgggttggtcctagggttagggggtggcccggaccaacccggaccatgctcacccctaagacaaacaatttaaaaataaaaatgaacgaaagAAAGCTTTCGTCCATttgtgaaaatgaaaaggaaaaacaaaaatgaaaaggctCTTTTCGACACGGTGCGACGTTCGATGTTTCTCAGTGCGCATCGATTTCTTGACCAACTCCACGATAAAAAGCATCACTCATCGCTTGACACGAATCCCAACTAAGCTCGGATTCGATCTTAAtgtcgtcgtcttcttcttcttccgaagCGAAATGGCTGTACAATGTCTTCCTTAGCTTCAGAGGCGAGGACGTCCGCGCGGCTTCCTCGCTGACCTCCACAGTGTGTCGCTTCATCGAGGCATCAACGCCTACATCGACAGCGAGGACTTGAGGCCCGGGGACCAGATCTCGCCAGCGCTGACGAAGGCCATCGAGGAGTCGCGGATCGCCGTGCTCGTCTTCTCCGAGAACTACGCTTCGTCTCGGTGGTGCTTGGACGAGTTGGTGAAGGTAATGGAGTGTAAGAGGCTCAAGGGGCAGCTGGTGCTGCCCGTGTTCTACGGAGTGGAGCCGAGGGAGGTtcgagggcagagagagagttATGGCAAGGCATTGGCCAGGCACGAGGAGAAACTGGGAAAGGATTCTGAGAGAGTGGAGAAATGGAGGCAAGCCCTAACTGAAGCCGCCAATTTGTCCGGATGGCATCATGACCATGGGTAATCATATTATTCCTATTCGACCCTGGaaaagaatttggaattttctaattttattgaTACATGATGACATCGATTAGTGCATTAAGAGTCATTTTTGGGAATGTCACAGAGTACTTGTTTACTTCGTGTTAGTTTTAGTTGGTTCAATGGATTGTATATTTCCATTTATTCGCGTTCTTTTTGCTGCTTTGTTTGGCAGAGATGATACCAAGTTCATCGAGAGAATCGTCAAAGAGATCTTGACTATAGTAGGACGAGTACCCTTGAGTGTTGCAAAGTATCCTGTCGGTGTAGGTAGCCAGGTAGAAAATGTAAAACCTTTGTTGAGCATGAGTTCGGATGATGTTCGGATGATAGGAATATGGGGAATCGGAGGTGTAGGGAAGACCACTATCGCTAAAGCTGTTTATAACAGTATTGCTGATCAGTTTGATGGGTGCAGCTTCCTTGCAAATGTTAGAGAAACTTCCAATAGACCTGACGGCCTAGTTCATTTGCAGAAAAAACTGTTATCCGAGACATTacggaaagaaaattttaatgtcTTAAATGTGGATCAAGGCGCTAATCTGATACCAGATAGACTTTGCTGCAAGAAGATTCTGCTTGTGCTTGATGACTTGGATCATGGGTACCAGTTAAATGCATTAGCTAGAGAATGTGCATGGTTTGGAAAAGGGAGCAGGATCATTGTTACGACAAGAGATAAACATGTACTAACTTCTCATGGGATAGATTGGGTATATGAAGTTAGACCATTAGATCAAGATGAAGCTTTTGAACTTCTCAGTTCATACACTTTTCCAGGAAACCAGACGAATGACATAAGCAGTCGTCATATAGATAACATTTTGGGCTATGCTAAAGGTCTTCCCTTAGCAATTGTGGTCTTGGGTCCCTTTTTACGTGGTAGAAGCAGAGGGGAATGGGAGAGCACATTGGGTAAACTTGCTAAAAGTCCTATTAGAGGTATAAACAGTGTCCTCAAGACAAGTTTTGATGCGCTGGAGGAGAATGAGAGGGACGTCTTTCTTGacattgcttgcttctttaaGGGGAGGAAAAGGGATTATGTAACTAGAGTTCTTGATAGCTGTGGTTTACACACATTAATTGGGATTCAGACTCTAATAGAGAGATCCTTAGTAACAATTGAGTATGACAGCATAGtacaaatgcatgacttgataCAGCTAATGGGTCAGGATGTCGTTAAAACTGAGTGTCTAGATGACCCTGGGAGACGGAGCAGATTATGGTGCTATGATGATGTTTTTGAAGTATTGTCCGAGGATACGGTGAGAGCTTCTCATGAAACTGTCGATAGTCTtatcttctttaatttacatgcTATTACCTAATCACAGTTGGttattattgattattttcttttcctttatagGGCACCAATGCTGTTAAAGGCATAGTGCTGAACTTGACGACACGAAAAGTGCTAGACATCAGTCCCAGTGCTTTCACGCACATGAGGAGACTGAAATTGCTCATAATTCTGAATGCACAAATCAGTGGAGGTCCCATATGTCTTCCTAATGATTTAAGGTGGCTTGAATGGCCTAGATGTCCTTTGTCCACTCCTGTATATGTTCCAAAGAAACTTGTTTGCTTTCACGTGCCTGACAGCCGGATTAAGGAATTTGGAGGGAACTTAAAGGTACGTCATTAACGCTTTAGTTGACAGTTTTCTTTTTCGGCGCATGcaaattgaatttatcaaaatctCGTTCAGATGTTCTTTTTAACTTCCAGCGTTTTAGGAATTTGAAGTTTCTGAACTTCAACCACTGTAAGTTGCTGATTTGTGTCCCTGACCTTTCAGAGGTGCCA
This region of Eucalyptus grandis isolate ANBG69807.140 chromosome 8, ASM1654582v1, whole genome shotgun sequence genomic DNA includes:
- the LOC120287085 gene encoding disease resistance protein RUN1-like, with translation MDCIFPFIRVLFAALFGRDDTKFIERIVKEILTIVGRVPLSVAKYPVGVGSQVENVKPLLSMSSDDVRMIGIWGIGGVGKTTIAKAVYNSIADQFDGCSFLANVRETSNRPDGLVHLQKKLLSETLRKENFNVLNVDQGANLIPDRLCCKKILLVLDDLDHGYQLNALARECAWFGKGSRIIVTTRDKHVLTSHGIDWVYEVRPLDQDEAFELLSSYTFPGNQTNDISSRHIDNILGYAKGLPLAIVVLGPFLRGRSRGEWESTLGKLAKSPIRGINSVLKTSFDALEENERDVFLDIACFFKGRKRDYVTRVLDSCGLHTLIGIQTLIERSLVTIEYDSIVQMHDLIQLMGQDVVKTECLDDPGRRSRLWCYDDVFEVLSEDTGTNAVKGIVLNLTTRKVLDISPSAFTHMRRLKLLIILNAQISGGPICLPNDLRWLEWPRCPLSTPVYVPKKLVCFHVPDSRIKEFGGNLKRFRNLKFLNFNHCKLLICVPDLSEVPNLEILNLSRWSKLKELPSTSKLLILI